In Aureimonas sp. AU20, the genomic window CCTGCGCGCCTGCGGTGCCCGCCGAGACGATGGCGGCACCGAGCGCCCATAGGGCCATCCTGATCTTGGTCATGCGTCGTTTCCTCCCTTGGATGCTGGTTTGATCCGGCTTCGCCGCGCGAGTTCCTCCGAGACTCTTTGCGCGGTGCGGATGGTGATGTCGGTCAGTTCGGAGACGTGAGCGACGATGCGCTCGCGTGGTCCCGATATGTTGATGGCGGCGACGATGCGTCCGTCCGCGTCCCGGATCGGCGCGGCGATTCCCGCCGCTCCCTCGACCACGCCCTTGAGGTTGACGGCGCACCCGCTCTCCCGCGCCCTGGCGACGGCGGCGAGAACGTCGGAGCGCGCTTCGGGCATCGGCAGCGCGAATTCCAGATGGGCGTGGAGCGCCGCCTCGTCGAAGCCGGACAGGATCGCCAGGCCGCTCGCCACCAGATGCGCCTGGCGCAGATGCGTGATGTCGCGGTCGTAGCGGATTTCGCGGCTCGGCAGGCACTTGGTGAGATAGCGGATCTGCGCGCCTTCCAGCACCGCCACGAAGCCCGTTTCGTTCGAGGCCTCCACCGCATCGCGCAACGGGACGTCCGAGACGCGTAGCAAGGTGCCCCATGCGTCGCTGCCCCGGCGAACTTCGCCGGGAAGCCTCACGAGCGTGTACGTGCCGCCCTTCGAACGCTCGACATATCCCCGCTCCGTCAGGAGACGAAGAAGAAGAAGGCCGCTGCTTTTCGGCACGTCCAGCGCCAGCACGGTCTCGGTCAGCGACACCCCTTCCGAGCGCGCGGACAGCCATTCCAGCAAATCGAGAATCCGCTCCGCACCACGCCCGCTCAATTCGCCCTCCCAGGCTTGTTCAAAATATTGAACTCGTTTATTATGCTGAATAATGGAATTGATCAGTCAGCCTGTCAAGCTGCGCGCAGCGGATGGGTGCGTGCGATTGTCTGATTGCCTCTCGGAGTGTCCGTCCGAGGCTTCATGAATGAGGCGGCGTGGATGAGGGGTTTTCGATCCGCACGCGCAGCTCGAAGCGCCGACGGTCGTCGTCGCGATATCGAATGGAGCACGACGCAGCGCAGAATGCCGGCGGGGTCTGACCGACGGACTTCGTGTCGGGTCGGATGTTCGGCGACCCGTCGTTACGCGGGCGTGAAACCGTGATGACCCCGGAAAGATCGAAAGCTCTGGTCGGCCTAGACGAGAGCTCTATTCGAAATCGTTCAACTTCGATCCGGATTTAGATCAGCTGGGCCATCAATAGAAAATCCAGAGAGATACTCGCTAACCGGGAAGAACCTGAGAGATCGAGCGCCCCGCCGCGATCAGGGTTGGGATGAAACGATGGATGATCGTTTCCTCGTCATATCGAAACTTGGACGCTCCGAGGCTGACGGCTGCGATCGTCTGTCGATCGCTTGAGACGATGGGGCAGGCGATCGAGATGTCGCCGGAGTAAATCTGCTCCTGCACCAGCGAAAATCCGCGTTCGCGCACCAGCCGGATTTGCCGCCAGATCCCCTCGACGTCGTAGATCGTCTTCGACGTAAAGGCGCGCAGCTGCGAGCGGGCCAGAAGGTCGTTCACCTCCTCGTCCTTCAGAACGGACAGCAAGGCCAGCCCTCCCGCCGTGCAATAGGCCGGAAGGCGACTGCCGACATTGACGTCCGTGTCCAGGACGTTGGGAGAGAGGTAGCGCGAGAGATAGATAATGTCGCCCTCGTCCAGAACGGTGAGCGAGATCGTCTCCTCCGTGGTCCGGTTCAGATGCGACAGGTAGGGGTGGGTGCGCAGCACGAGGGGGCTCGAGCGCGAATATTGGTAGGCCAGGCTCAGCGCCTTCGGCGTCAGCTCGTAGGCTTTCGTGCGCTCGTCTTTTCTCAAATAGCCGAGCTGGCTGAGCGTGTGAATGAAGCGCTGGGCGGCCGAGCGGTCGAGCCCCGTTCGCCCGGCGATCTGGGTCAAGGTCTGGCGCGGGTGAGAGGCGTCGAATGTTCCAAGGACGCGGAACGCCTTTTCCACCGCGCGCACCATCAGCGGATCGCCGCGCTCTTCGGATATCGACTCTTTCATTGCGATCATCCCTATGGCTTATCGCTTATAAATAGCATAAAAATGGGCTTCAAGAAATAACAATTATTGCAATACGATAAAACAGGTGGTCGGATGGATTGGCAAGGGCAAGGCTTTTTGCATCAACTCGCCGAACTGGCGCGGCGGGAGCCCGACCGAATCTACGCAACCGAGTTTCGCTCCGGCGAACTCGTTGCGCACCGGATGGCCGAGATCGCCGAGCGCTCGGCCCTCTTCGCCCGAGGTCTGGCGGAGCGGGGTGTCGGGCAGGGCGATCGCGTCGCCTGCCTGCTCGACACGCATAGCGACCACCTTTGTCTGATCCTGGCCATTGCCCGGCTGGGCGCCATCTGGGTGCCCGTCGGAACCCGCCTCCTGCCGGCGCAGCTCGACTATATGTTTGGTGAGAGCGACGTCGGCCTCGTCGTGGCGGAGGCGAGGCTCACTGATACGGTTCGCGCGGCCCGCCCCGACATGCCGCTGGTTCTGCGCGAGGAGGAAAAGGGCCTCGCCGCCGCGCTCGCCTCGACGGCGGACCTGCCCCAGCCGGAGGTGCAGCCTTCCGACATCCTGATGATCAGCTTCACGTCGGGAACGACGGGGAGGCCCAAGTCCGTGCCGGTCACCCACGCCATGATGCGCTTTGCCGCCGAGGCTGCCGCGCGCGCGGCCAGGGCGGACCCTGGCGAGGTGCTCTATGTCTGGGAGCCGTTCCACCATATCGGCGGCGCGCAACTCATCATCCTGCCGCTGATCCGGGACGTGACGCTGGCGTTGACCTCGCGGTTTTCCGCGTCCCGCTTCTGGGACGAGGTTCGTGCTTGCGGCGCCACGCGCATCCATCATCTCGGCGGGATTCTCCAGATGCTTCTCAAGCAGCCCCCCAGCCCGCGTGATCGCGACCACCGCGTGGCCGTCGCCTGGGGCGGGGGATGCACGCCGCATGTCTGGGAAGCGTTCTCGGACCGCTTCGGCACGCGCATGGTGGAGTGCTACGGCATGACCGAAGCGTCCAGCCTGACGACGATCAACGACGAGAACCGCCCCGGCTTTGTCGGCCGGGCTCTGCCCTGGTTTGACGTCGCCATTCTGGCGCCCGATGGGACGCCCTGCGCGCCGGGCGTGCGGGGGGAAATCGTGGTGACGCCGGTGGGCAAGGGCGCGGCCGCGCTGTTTACCGGCTATCTCAACTCGGAGGAGGCGACGCGCGACGCGCTGCGCGGCGGCCGTCTCCATACCGGCGACCTCGGCGAGATGGACGAGGCGGGGTGGCTGAAATTCCACGGTCGCCTGAAGGAGACGATCCGCGTGCGGGGCGAGAACGTGTCGGCCTGGGAGGTCGAGCATGTCGTCGCCCAGCACGAAGCGGTCGCGGCCTGCGCGGTCATCCCGGTCGAGGCCGAGATCGGGGAAGCGGACATCAAGCTCTTCGTCGAACTCGCGCCCGGCCTGCCGCTCACGCCGCCCGAACTCTTCGAGTGGGTTCGCGGCCGCCTGGCGCCCCATCAGCTTCCCCGACACATCGCCTTCGTCTCCGCCTTCGAGCGCACGCC contains:
- a CDS encoding AMP-binding protein, with translation MHQLAELARREPDRIYATEFRSGELVAHRMAEIAERSALFARGLAERGVGQGDRVACLLDTHSDHLCLILAIARLGAIWVPVGTRLLPAQLDYMFGESDVGLVVAEARLTDTVRAARPDMPLVLREEEKGLAAALASTADLPQPEVQPSDILMISFTSGTTGRPKSVPVTHAMMRFAAEAAARAARADPGEVLYVWEPFHHIGGAQLIILPLIRDVTLALTSRFSASRFWDEVRACGATRIHHLGGILQMLLKQPPSPRDRDHRVAVAWGGGCTPHVWEAFSDRFGTRMVECYGMTEASSLTTINDENRPGFVGRALPWFDVAILAPDGTPCAPGVRGEIVVTPVGKGAAALFTGYLNSEEATRDALRGGRLHTGDLGEMDEAGWLKFHGRLKETIRVRGENVSAWEVEHVVAQHEAVAACAVIPVEAEIGEADIKLFVELAPGLPLTPPELFEWVRGRLAPHQLPRHIAFVSAFERTPSQRIMKHRLDATPAGDWTRS
- a CDS encoding IclR family transcriptional regulator, encoding MSGRGAERILDLLEWLSARSEGVSLTETVLALDVPKSSGLLLLRLLTERGYVERSKGGTYTLVRLPGEVRRGSDAWGTLLRVSDVPLRDAVEASNETGFVAVLEGAQIRYLTKCLPSREIRYDRDITHLRQAHLVASGLAILSGFDEAALHAHLEFALPMPEARSDVLAAVARARESGCAVNLKGVVEGAAGIAAPIRDADGRIVAAINISGPRERIVAHVSELTDITIRTAQRVSEELARRSRIKPASKGGNDA
- a CDS encoding IclR family transcriptional regulator, translated to MKESISEERGDPLMVRAVEKAFRVLGTFDASHPRQTLTQIAGRTGLDRSAAQRFIHTLSQLGYLRKDERTKAYELTPKALSLAYQYSRSSPLVLRTHPYLSHLNRTTEETISLTVLDEGDIIYLSRYLSPNVLDTDVNVGSRLPAYCTAGGLALLSVLKDEEVNDLLARSQLRAFTSKTIYDVEGIWRQIRLVRERGFSLVQEQIYSGDISIACPIVSSDRQTIAAVSLGASKFRYDEETIIHRFIPTLIAAGRSISQVLPG